A section of the Streptomyces sp. Je 1-369 genome encodes:
- a CDS encoding alpha/beta fold hydrolase, with protein sequence MSRLTHVTSGPYAPPVAARETTAVSADGARIHVEVHGPEGAPAVVLAHGWTCSTAFWAAQIRDLRTDHRVIAYDQRGHGRSVAPAAADGYSTRALADDLEAVLAETLAPGEKAVLVGHSMGGMTIMAAGGRAAVREHAAAVLLCSTGSSALVAEALVVPLLRAGRARTRITRSVLGSRAPLGPVTPVARRVLKYATMGPGAAPEKVEACARIVHACPRDVRHGWSSVLDALQLDVEVGALKTPTAVIAGTSDRLTPVVHARRIAAALPECLGLTELAGIGHMTPIEAPEAVTERIRELVGTYVQVKEGA encoded by the coding sequence ATGAGCCGACTGACCCACGTGACGAGCGGCCCCTACGCCCCGCCCGTCGCCGCCCGCGAAACCACCGCCGTCTCCGCCGACGGCGCCCGCATCCACGTCGAGGTGCACGGCCCCGAAGGAGCGCCCGCCGTGGTGCTCGCGCACGGCTGGACCTGCTCGACGGCCTTCTGGGCGGCGCAGATACGCGACCTCCGCACCGACCACCGCGTCATCGCGTACGACCAGCGGGGGCACGGGCGGAGCGTGGCCCCCGCGGCCGCCGACGGATACAGCACGCGGGCGCTCGCCGACGACCTCGAAGCGGTGCTCGCGGAGACGCTCGCGCCGGGCGAGAAGGCCGTGCTCGTGGGGCACTCCATGGGCGGCATGACGATCATGGCCGCGGGCGGCCGCGCCGCGGTGCGGGAGCACGCCGCCGCCGTCCTGCTGTGCAGCACGGGGAGTTCCGCGCTGGTCGCGGAGGCGCTGGTCGTGCCGCTGCTGCGGGCCGGGCGGGCGCGGACCCGGATCACGCGGTCCGTACTCGGCTCGCGCGCACCGCTCGGGCCCGTCACACCCGTGGCCAGGCGCGTCCTCAAGTACGCGACGATGGGCCCCGGCGCCGCGCCCGAGAAGGTCGAGGCCTGCGCGCGCATCGTGCACGCCTGCCCCCGGGACGTGCGTCACGGCTGGTCGAGCGTGCTCGACGCGCTGCAACTGGACGTGGAGGTCGGCGCGTTGAAGACGCCCACGGCCGTGATCGCCGGGACGTCCGACCGCCTCACGCCCGTCGTGCACGCGCGGCGCATCGCCGCCGCCCTGCCCGAGTGCCTGGGGCTCACCGAACTCGCCGGGATCGGACACATGACACCCATCGAGGCGCCCGAGGCCGTCACGGAACGGATTCGGGAGCTCGTCGGAACGTACGTACAGGTCAAGGAGGGCGCATGA
- a CDS encoding sensor histidine kinase, with the protein MGLRTKIGLAIAGTAALVSVVMGLLVHHRTVEAQYAGARSQIGDRLQTAVQDHAAGVDGDRTLIDPADLPGPLAGAVENGQWGVYLDRNGRVPQLWAASKYGKEVVALKRPYDREAETVRDLDRVLWISGGFGTALACVAGLLVATRLGRRLRTKAGAAQRIAEGDLTARLPLRGKDEITRLAAAVNTMADALAARLQAEREVTANIAHELRTPVAGMVTAAGLLPPGRPSELVQESAGRLRELVDDVIEVARLDGAGEQAAAEECELGALVRRSAAAGAAGADGVTVSVVRDVRVVTDPRRVERIVANLVSNALRHGSAPVAVEVDGGVVRVRDSGGGFPESLLSGGPQRFRSGCGEKGVGLGLGLTIAQGQAQVLGAGLRFGNPAGGGAEAVLDLRAAVRR; encoded by the coding sequence ATGGGACTTCGTACCAAGATCGGTCTCGCCATCGCGGGCACCGCCGCGCTGGTGTCCGTCGTGATGGGGCTGCTCGTCCACCATCGCACCGTCGAGGCGCAGTACGCGGGTGCGCGCAGCCAGATCGGGGACCGGCTCCAGACCGCCGTGCAGGACCATGCGGCCGGGGTCGACGGGGACCGCACCCTCATCGACCCCGCCGACCTGCCGGGGCCGCTCGCCGGTGCCGTGGAGAACGGGCAGTGGGGCGTCTATCTGGACCGCAACGGGCGCGTTCCGCAGCTCTGGGCGGCCAGCAAGTACGGCAAGGAGGTCGTCGCGCTGAAGCGGCCCTACGACAGGGAGGCGGAGACCGTACGGGATCTGGACCGGGTGCTGTGGATCTCGGGCGGTTTCGGGACGGCGCTCGCCTGTGTGGCGGGGCTGCTCGTCGCCACCCGGCTCGGGCGGCGGCTCAGGACCAAGGCCGGGGCCGCGCAGCGCATCGCGGAAGGTGATCTCACGGCGCGGCTTCCGCTGCGCGGCAAGGACGAGATCACCCGGCTCGCGGCCGCCGTGAACACCATGGCCGACGCGCTCGCCGCCCGGTTGCAGGCCGAGCGCGAGGTGACGGCGAACATCGCGCACGAACTGCGCACCCCGGTCGCCGGCATGGTGACGGCGGCCGGGCTGCTGCCGCCGGGGCGGCCTTCCGAGCTGGTGCAGGAGTCGGCGGGGCGGCTGCGGGAGCTCGTCGACGACGTCATCGAGGTGGCGCGGCTCGACGGGGCGGGGGAGCAGGCCGCGGCCGAGGAGTGTGAGTTGGGAGCGCTGGTGCGCAGGTCGGCTGCCGCCGGGGCCGCGGGTGCGGACGGCGTGACCGTCTCCGTCGTGCGGGACGTGCGCGTGGTGACGGATCCGCGGCGCGTGGAGCGGATCGTCGCCAACCTCGTCAGCAACGCGCTGCGGCACGGGTCGGCGCCGGTGGCGGTCGAGGTCGACGGCGGGGTGGTGCGGGTACGGGACTCCGGGGGCGGCTTTCCGGAGTCCCTGCTGTCCGGCGGGCCGCAGCGGTTCCGGAGCGGGTGCGGGGAGAAGGGCGTGGGCCTCGGCCTCGGGCTGACGATCGCGCAGGGGCAGGCGCAGGTCCTGGGGGCCGGGCTGCGGTTCGGCAATCCGGCGGGGGGCGGGGCCGAGGCGGTGCTCGACCTGCGGGCGGCCGTCAGGAGATAG
- a CDS encoding molybdenum cofactor biosynthesis protein B, translated as MSSQDLDTSAGGALPAPYSALVVTASNRAAAGVYADKGGPILAEGLTALGFAVDGPQVVPDGDPVERALRAGAEAGYDVILTTGGTGISPTDRTPEATRRVIDHEVPGIGEAIRAYGREKVPTAVLSRGVAGVAGRTLIVNLPGSTGGVRDGLAVLEPLLRHAVDQLRGGDHPVPPGGAS; from the coding sequence ATGAGCAGCCAGGACCTCGACACGTCGGCCGGCGGCGCGCTGCCCGCGCCGTACAGCGCGCTCGTCGTGACCGCCTCGAACCGCGCCGCCGCCGGGGTCTACGCCGACAAGGGCGGCCCGATCCTCGCCGAGGGCCTGACCGCGCTCGGCTTCGCCGTCGACGGGCCGCAGGTCGTCCCCGACGGCGACCCCGTCGAACGGGCCCTGCGCGCAGGCGCCGAGGCCGGCTACGACGTCATCCTCACCACCGGCGGCACCGGCATCTCGCCCACCGACCGCACCCCCGAGGCCACCCGCCGCGTCATCGACCACGAGGTGCCGGGCATCGGGGAGGCGATCCGGGCGTACGGCAGGGAGAAGGTCCCCACGGCCGTGCTGTCGCGCGGAGTCGCGGGCGTCGCGGGCCGGACGCTCATCGTGAACCTGCCGGGCTCCACCGGCGGCGTGCGCGACGGTCTCGCCGTCCTTGAGCCGCTGCTGCGGCACGCCGTCGACCAGCTGCGCGGCGGTGACCACCCCGTTCCGCCGGGGGGTGCGAGCTGA
- a CDS encoding GNAT family N-acetyltransferase encodes MQLRTVTFAHPDAVRLNDLVQLEYAERYGDEGDLTPLDPTMFEPPRGRYFIAYDEHGTALATGGWRGMDGTTGHDENYRDGDAELKRMFVTAEARGLGLARQILAALEADAKAAGRVRMVLETGTKQPEAIALYTSSGYTPAAEKFGLYRFDDLSRCYEKLL; translated from the coding sequence ATACAACTGCGCACCGTCACGTTCGCGCACCCCGACGCGGTCCGGCTCAACGACCTCGTCCAGCTCGAATACGCGGAGCGCTACGGCGACGAGGGGGACCTCACACCCCTCGACCCGACCATGTTCGAGCCGCCACGCGGCCGCTACTTCATCGCGTACGACGAACACGGCACCGCACTGGCGACGGGCGGCTGGCGTGGCATGGACGGGACCACCGGGCACGACGAGAACTACCGGGACGGCGACGCCGAGCTGAAGCGGATGTTCGTCACCGCGGAGGCCCGCGGCCTGGGCCTCGCCCGCCAGATACTCGCGGCCCTGGAAGCCGACGCGAAGGCGGCGGGCCGGGTCCGCATGGTGCTGGAGACGGGCACGAAGCAGCCCGAGGCGATAGCCCTCTACACCTCCAGCGGCTACACCCCCGCCGCGGAGAAGTTCGGTCTCTACCGCTTCGACGACCTGAGCCGCTGCTACGAAAAGCTCCTGTAA
- the glpR gene encoding gephyrin-like molybdotransferase receptor GlpR, producing the protein MSSSGLIYAVIVGAWAAYLVPMWLRRQDELNEARPTERFSTAIRLLSGRAGMERRYAKDLQARSPEEGESRDDPDGITGSVDVRSFVAPPTEREPEREREQEREQEREPVREREPVRKREPVQKRKRERGREPAAGPSTNASARETPAQRAASAEAAARARRIKVLARRRRTTVLLFLAFTIGAIVAAVGGLALLWVPAVPAVLLSAYIVYLRGQERRRFTYTMDRRRAEVAAQRLRERQPRRRPAEPQADETTEDGPAHETETGLSALAADRRALVEQTDHAEWVDQQRERQRGPGRGDSWDPVPVPLPTYVTAPVAPRATGSVDLGAPDAWSAARSSTAEPTADPAAERDARDARAERERPSAGPGDIDGADGSDATGGRSDKRRAASARRARERGRTPLFDQYEDGGRPRAANE; encoded by the coding sequence GTGAGCAGCAGCGGCCTCATCTACGCAGTCATCGTCGGGGCCTGGGCCGCCTACTTGGTGCCGATGTGGCTCCGTAGGCAGGACGAGCTGAACGAAGCCCGTCCGACGGAACGCTTCAGCACCGCCATCCGGCTGCTGTCCGGACGTGCGGGGATGGAGCGCCGATACGCCAAGGACCTGCAAGCGCGCTCGCCCGAGGAAGGGGAGTCGCGCGACGACCCGGACGGCATCACCGGCTCGGTGGACGTCCGGTCCTTCGTCGCGCCCCCGACCGAGCGCGAGCCCGAACGGGAACGGGAGCAGGAACGGGAGCAGGAACGCGAACCCGTACGCGAGAGGGAACCCGTGCGGAAGCGGGAACCCGTACAAAAGCGGAAGCGGGAGCGCGGGCGTGAACCCGCAGCGGGGCCCTCGACCAACGCGTCGGCCCGCGAGACCCCCGCGCAGCGTGCCGCGTCGGCCGAGGCCGCCGCGCGCGCCCGGCGCATCAAGGTGCTCGCCCGGCGCCGCCGTACGACGGTCCTTCTCTTCCTCGCCTTCACGATCGGCGCGATCGTCGCCGCGGTCGGCGGGCTCGCCCTCCTGTGGGTGCCCGCCGTGCCCGCCGTGCTCCTGAGCGCGTACATCGTCTACCTGCGCGGCCAGGAACGGCGCCGCTTCACCTACACGATGGACCGGCGCAGGGCCGAGGTCGCGGCGCAGCGGCTGCGCGAGCGGCAACCGCGGCGCAGGCCCGCGGAGCCGCAGGCCGACGAGACGACGGAGGACGGTCCGGCGCACGAGACGGAGACCGGACTGTCGGCACTCGCCGCGGACCGCCGCGCCCTCGTCGAGCAGACCGACCACGCCGAGTGGGTCGACCAGCAGCGCGAGCGGCAGCGCGGCCCCGGCCGCGGCGACAGCTGGGACCCGGTCCCGGTCCCGCTGCCGACGTACGTGACCGCACCGGTCGCCCCGCGCGCCACCGGCAGCGTCGACCTGGGCGCGCCCGACGCGTGGAGCGCGGCGCGCTCCAGCACGGCGGAGCCGACGGCCGACCCCGCGGCCGAACGGGACGCACGGGACGCACGGGCCGAGCGGGAGCGGCCCTCCGCCGGGCCGGGCGACATCGACGGGGCCGATGGCTCCGACGCCACCGGCGGTCGCAGCGACAAGCGTCGCGCGGCGTCCGCGCGACGGGCTCGCGAGCGCGGCCGCACGCCGCTCTTCGACCAGTACGAGGACGGCGGCCGGCCGCGCGCGGCGAACGAGTGA
- a CDS encoding flavin-containing monooxygenase codes for MTEHEHVRVAVIGSGFGGLGAAVRLRREGITDFVVLERAGAVGGTWRDNSYPGCACDVPSHLYSFSFAPNPDWPRTFSGQEHIHEYLEHVADTFRLRPHLRLNTEVKLMTWDADQLHWVIETSNGTYSADVVVSATGPLSDPKTPDIPGIDTFPGKVFHSARWDHDYDLSGKRVAMIGTGASAIQIVPEIQKKVGKLTLFQRTPPWVMPRADRAITGVERWLHKQLPFTTQARRGLLWGIRELQVQAFTKRPNELGMVEQIAKRNMYRAIKDPALRAKLTPTYRIGCKRILLSNAYYPALARPNVDVVASGLSEVRGNTVVAADGTETEVDAIIFGTGFHVTDMPIAERVVGDEGQTLMESWKGGMNALRGATAAGFPNWMTIIGPNTGLGNSSMILMIESQLNYMADYLRQLDVLGGRAALAARSDSVSAWNRRVQERMKRTVWNTGGCNSWYLDENGVNTTVWPGTTTEFRAATRRVDLSEYEVVRPPKARASAPASHEDSRKKKAEAGA; via the coding sequence ATGACAGAGCACGAGCACGTACGGGTGGCGGTGATCGGATCCGGCTTCGGCGGCCTCGGTGCCGCCGTGCGGCTGCGCCGCGAGGGCATCACCGACTTCGTCGTCCTGGAGCGCGCCGGCGCGGTGGGCGGCACCTGGCGCGACAACAGCTACCCGGGCTGCGCCTGCGACGTCCCCTCGCACCTGTACTCGTTCTCCTTCGCGCCCAACCCGGACTGGCCCCGCACCTTCTCCGGCCAGGAGCACATCCACGAGTACCTGGAACACGTCGCCGACACCTTCCGGCTCCGCCCGCATCTGCGCCTCAACACCGAGGTGAAGCTGATGACCTGGGACGCCGACCAGCTGCACTGGGTGATCGAGACCAGCAACGGCACCTACAGCGCCGACGTCGTCGTCTCCGCCACCGGGCCGCTCTCCGACCCCAAGACCCCGGACATCCCCGGCATCGACACCTTCCCCGGCAAGGTCTTCCACTCGGCCCGCTGGGACCACGACTACGACCTCAGCGGCAAGCGCGTCGCGATGATCGGCACCGGCGCCTCCGCCATCCAGATCGTGCCCGAGATACAGAAGAAGGTCGGCAAGCTCACCCTCTTCCAGCGCACGCCCCCGTGGGTGATGCCGCGCGCCGACCGCGCCATCACCGGCGTCGAGCGCTGGCTCCACAAGCAGCTGCCCTTCACCACGCAGGCCAGGCGCGGCCTCCTGTGGGGCATCAGGGAGTTGCAGGTCCAGGCGTTCACCAAGCGGCCCAACGAGCTCGGCATGGTCGAGCAGATCGCCAAGCGGAACATGTACCGGGCCATCAAGGACCCGGCGCTGCGGGCCAAGCTGACCCCGACGTACCGCATCGGCTGCAAGCGCATCCTGCTCTCCAACGCGTACTACCCGGCGCTCGCGCGGCCCAACGTCGACGTCGTCGCCAGCGGCCTGAGCGAGGTGCGCGGCAACACCGTCGTCGCCGCGGACGGCACGGAGACCGAGGTCGACGCGATCATCTTCGGCACCGGGTTCCACGTCACGGACATGCCGATCGCCGAGCGCGTGGTGGGCGACGAGGGCCAGACGCTCATGGAGAGCTGGAAGGGCGGCATGAACGCGCTGCGCGGCGCGACCGCGGCCGGGTTCCCCAACTGGATGACGATCATCGGCCCGAACACCGGGCTCGGCAACTCCTCCATGATCCTGATGATCGAGTCGCAGCTGAACTACATGGCCGACTACCTGCGTCAGCTCGACGTACTCGGAGGCCGCGCAGCCCTCGCCGCCCGGTCCGACTCCGTGAGCGCCTGGAACCGGCGGGTGCAGGAGCGGATGAAGCGGACCGTGTGGAACACCGGCGGCTGCAACAGCTGGTACCTCGACGAGAACGGCGTCAACACGACGGTCTGGCCGGGTACGACCACCGAGTTCAGGGCGGCGACGCGGCGGGTCGACCTCTCCGAGTACGAGGTGGTGCGGCCCCCGAAGGCGCGGGCCTCGGCGCCCGCCTCCCATGAGGACTCCCGTAAGAAGAAGGCCGAGGCCGGGGCATGA
- a CDS encoding MerR family transcriptional regulator translates to MEALAEEAGITVRTVRFYRERGLIPPPRREGRIAWYDEHHLARLRTIAALLERGHTLNGIAELADAFDKGRDVGELLGLGEPTEEQPVRLTPEELADHFAGEVTPENLVAALDLGYLGTDGDELVHISRRLLDASSTLVRKGVPLAAVLEAGQRVREHADALAELFIAVMRTHTPETADVDIDQLRPLAKSVVEAELSMALDRRLKES, encoded by the coding sequence ATGGAGGCGCTGGCCGAGGAGGCCGGCATCACCGTGCGCACCGTGCGCTTCTACCGCGAGCGCGGACTGATCCCGCCACCCCGCCGCGAGGGCCGCATCGCCTGGTACGACGAGCACCACCTGGCCAGACTCCGCACGATCGCCGCCCTCCTGGAGCGCGGCCACACCCTGAACGGCATCGCCGAGCTCGCCGACGCCTTCGACAAGGGGCGCGACGTGGGCGAACTCCTCGGCCTCGGCGAGCCGACCGAGGAGCAGCCGGTCCGCCTCACGCCCGAGGAGCTGGCCGACCACTTCGCGGGCGAGGTCACCCCCGAGAACCTCGTCGCCGCCCTGGACCTCGGCTACCTCGGCACGGACGGCGACGAGCTCGTCCACATCAGCCGCCGCCTGCTCGACGCCTCATCCACGCTGGTGCGCAAGGGGGTTCCCCTGGCCGCGGTCCTGGAGGCGGGCCAGCGCGTCCGGGAACACGCCGACGCGCTCGCGGAGTTGTTCATCGCCGTCATGCGCACGCACACGCCCGAGACGGCCGACGTGGACATCGACCAGTTGCGCCCGCTCGCCAAGAGCGTGGTGGAGGCGGAGCTGTCGATGGCGCTGGACCGCCGCCTCAAGGAATCCTGA
- a CDS encoding GNAT family N-acetyltransferase has translation MRDQRAWREVNRRNRDWLRPWEATIPPPTPSGPIVHRPTYRQMVRHLRAEAHAGRMLPFVIEYQGRLVGQLTVAGITWGSMCSGHVGYWVDRSVAGRGVMPTAVALAVDHCFRSVGLHRIEVCIRPENTPSRRVVEKLGFREEGLRPRYLHIDGAWRDHLVFALTTEEVPEGLLRRWHQARPRNTA, from the coding sequence ATGCGTGACCAGCGGGCCTGGCGCGAGGTCAACCGGCGCAACCGGGACTGGCTGCGCCCCTGGGAGGCGACGATTCCGCCGCCCACCCCGAGCGGTCCGATCGTGCACCGCCCCACCTACCGGCAGATGGTCCGTCATCTGCGCGCGGAGGCCCACGCGGGCCGGATGCTGCCCTTCGTCATCGAGTACCAGGGCCGCCTCGTCGGGCAGCTGACGGTCGCCGGGATCACCTGGGGCTCGATGTGCTCGGGCCACGTCGGCTACTGGGTGGACCGGTCCGTCGCGGGCCGCGGCGTTATGCCGACCGCCGTCGCGCTCGCCGTCGACCACTGCTTCCGTTCGGTCGGGCTGCACCGTATCGAGGTCTGTATTCGCCCCGAGAACACACCGAGCCGACGGGTCGTGGAGAAACTCGGATTCCGCGAGGAGGGACTTCGCCCGCGGTATCTGCACATTGACGGAGCGTGGCGCGATCATCTCGTCTTCGCGCTCACGACCGAAGAGGTTCCGGAAGGTTTGTTGCGCCGCTGGCACCAGGCGCGACCTCGGAACACGGCGTAG
- a CDS encoding DUF6528 family protein, which translates to MSTVPGPSRPARPSRRAVVIGAAGAGVAAALPATRAHATGGDHGIPVGTPPVLLTEQASRRLLVLDPRRRVWDPAADPSVVRWEFSPVGDVRYKDLLPDVSWVYPCEAKVRLHRRRAYVLTTASFGFVAVVEHPTGRRYWGTAIGPGDDLFNPHSAEILPDGNVAVACSTGARVRLYAASQGPRATRYAEAELKGAHGLHWDGALGVLWALGDDELVTYEVGGTAARPALRRTSAIGLPVGTPGKTPGGHDLFPVRERPGRPGRLWVTTSAAVFQYETKSRVFVRDFAGAAEISRKSVKAVGDDPRTGQVLTTVPEGGLEETWWTTTVSVHRPENAYKLVNGGIYKARWWLPV; encoded by the coding sequence ATGTCGACCGTGCCCGGGCCTTCGAGGCCCGCGAGGCCTTCCAGACGTGCCGTCGTGATCGGCGCGGCCGGTGCCGGTGTCGCGGCGGCGCTGCCCGCCACCCGCGCGCATGCAACGGGCGGTGACCACGGGATTCCCGTCGGTACGCCGCCCGTTCTGCTGACCGAGCAGGCCTCCAGGCGCCTCCTCGTGCTCGACCCGCGGCGCCGCGTCTGGGACCCGGCCGCCGACCCCTCCGTCGTGCGCTGGGAGTTCTCGCCGGTCGGCGATGTGCGCTACAAGGACCTGCTGCCGGACGTGAGCTGGGTCTACCCGTGCGAGGCGAAGGTGCGGCTGCACCGGCGGCGCGCGTACGTCCTGACGACGGCGTCGTTCGGGTTCGTGGCCGTCGTCGAGCACCCGACCGGCAGGCGGTACTGGGGCACGGCGATCGGGCCCGGCGACGACCTGTTCAACCCGCACAGCGCCGAGATCCTGCCCGACGGCAACGTGGCCGTCGCGTGCAGCACGGGTGCGCGGGTGCGGCTGTACGCGGCGTCGCAGGGGCCGCGGGCCACGCGGTACGCGGAGGCGGAGCTCAAGGGGGCGCACGGGCTGCACTGGGACGGGGCGCTGGGCGTGCTCTGGGCGCTGGGTGACGATGAGTTGGTGACGTACGAGGTGGGCGGGACGGCCGCCAGGCCCGCGCTGCGGCGGACCTCGGCGATCGGTCTGCCCGTCGGGACGCCGGGGAAGACGCCCGGCGGGCACGATCTCTTCCCGGTCCGCGAGCGGCCGGGGCGGCCGGGTCGGCTGTGGGTGACGACCAGCGCCGCCGTCTTCCAGTACGAGACGAAGAGCCGCGTCTTCGTGCGGGACTTCGCCGGGGCCGCGGAGATCTCCCGTAAGTCCGTGAAGGCCGTCGGCGACGATCCGCGCACCGGGCAGGTCCTGACGACCGTCCCGGAGGGCGGGCTCGAAGAGACCTGGTGGACCACGACGGTGAGCGTGCATCGGCCGGAGAACGCGTACAAGCTGGTCAACGGCGGGATCTACAAAGCGCGTTGGTGGCTGCCCGTCTGA
- a CDS encoding exodeoxyribonuclease III — protein MLTVTSVNVNGLRAAAKKGFVEWLADTSADVVCLQEVRAEEHQLPDEVRAPEGWHVVHAPAAAKGRAGVSLYTRREPDRVRVGFGSQEFDGSGRYVEADLPGVTVASLYLPSGEVGTERQDEKIRFMGEFLAYLKELKVRAAADGRHVVVCGDWNIAHQEADLKNWKGNKKNSGFLPEERAWMDEVFAEYEDVVRAQHPNVEGPYSWWSYRGRAFDNDTGWRIDYQVATAGLAERALKAYVERAASHGERWSDHAPVTVVYDL, from the coding sequence ATGCTCACTGTGACCAGCGTGAATGTGAACGGGCTGCGTGCCGCCGCCAAGAAGGGGTTCGTCGAGTGGCTCGCCGATACCTCGGCCGATGTGGTGTGCCTCCAGGAGGTGCGGGCCGAGGAACACCAGCTGCCCGATGAGGTGCGGGCCCCCGAGGGCTGGCACGTCGTGCACGCGCCCGCTGCCGCCAAGGGACGTGCCGGTGTCTCGCTGTACACGCGCCGTGAGCCGGACCGGGTGCGGGTCGGCTTCGGGTCGCAGGAGTTCGACGGCAGTGGCCGGTACGTCGAGGCCGACCTGCCCGGTGTCACCGTGGCCAGCCTGTATCTGCCCTCCGGTGAGGTCGGCACCGAGCGGCAGGACGAGAAGATCCGCTTCATGGGCGAGTTCCTCGCCTATCTGAAGGAGCTCAAGGTGCGGGCCGCCGCCGACGGGCGCCACGTCGTCGTCTGCGGCGACTGGAACATCGCCCACCAGGAGGCCGACCTCAAGAACTGGAAGGGCAACAAGAAGAACTCCGGGTTCCTGCCGGAGGAGCGGGCCTGGATGGACGAGGTCTTCGCGGAGTACGAGGACGTCGTGCGGGCGCAGCACCCGAACGTCGAGGGCCCCTACTCGTGGTGGTCCTACCGGGGGCGCGCCTTCGACAACGACACGGGCTGGCGCATCGACTACCAGGTCGCGACGGCGGGGCTCGCCGAGCGCGCGCTGAAGGCGTACGTGGAACGTGCCGCGAGCCACGGCGAGCGGTGGAGCGACCACGCGCCCGTGACGGTGGTCTACGACCTGTAG
- the moaC gene encoding cyclic pyranopterin monophosphate synthase MoaC — protein MTAISRGNTPGAPEQQRLTHIDEAGAARMVDVSAKDVTARTARASGRVLVSPRVIELLRGEGVPKGDALATARIAGIMGAKRTPDLIPLCHPLAVSGVKLDLSVADDAVEILATVKTTDRTGVEMEALTAVSVAALTVVDMVKAVDKGAVITDVRVEEKTGGKSGHWQRGNEPSGERA, from the coding sequence ATGACCGCGATTTCCCGGGGGAACACCCCCGGAGCCCCTGAGCAGCAGCGACTGACCCACATCGACGAGGCGGGCGCCGCCCGCATGGTCGACGTGTCCGCCAAGGACGTCACGGCGCGCACCGCACGCGCCAGCGGCCGCGTCCTGGTCTCGCCGCGCGTGATCGAGCTGCTGCGCGGCGAGGGCGTGCCCAAGGGAGACGCCCTGGCGACCGCGCGGATCGCGGGGATCATGGGGGCCAAGCGCACCCCGGACCTGATCCCCCTCTGCCACCCGCTGGCCGTCTCCGGAGTGAAGCTCGACCTCTCCGTGGCGGACGACGCCGTGGAGATCCTCGCCACCGTGAAGACGACCGACCGTACGGGCGTGGAGATGGAGGCCCTCACCGCGGTGAGCGTCGCCGCCCTCACCGTCGTCGACATGGTCAAGGCCGTCGACAAGGGCGCCGTCATCACGGACGTACGGGTCGAGGAGAAGACGGGCGGCAAGTCCGGGCACTGGCAGCGCGGCAACGAGCCGTCAGGGGAGCGGGCATGA